The Silurus meridionalis isolate SWU-2019-XX chromosome 16, ASM1480568v1, whole genome shotgun sequence genome has a segment encoding these proteins:
- the mfsd4ab gene encoding major facilitator superfamily domain-containing protein 4B — MLVEGRLITLFKQNWQHTLTYWSVFFSFGLCIAFLGPTILDLKCQTNSTLQEITWVFFSQQVCLLIGSAIGGVFKRTLLNALSALFLSSLLISLIFAIIPLCYNVLQLAIAMAVSGLAMGIIDTIANVQLVVLYQKDSAIFLQALHFFIGLGALVSPLIADPFLSEHCPSMNNTEDEAIMHHFRHSLAGLRSPVLFNHSEHSGEVMEQSNVSCAFWIMALINLPVPISVLVLMYCENLIPRCPNEPSHLKKKDELAKKTKTTECAEGQDQVFGGHGNPLSCCMNGRLRGFPASFFGVHILGGLVLFMTDGIVGAYAGFAYTYAVSPPISLNAKTAGYLPCIFWAAITGGRLMSIPLAYRFRPVYLLMFSLVGVIVTVLLLLIFYTSTIFLFVGTCLLGLFLSSIFPCMLAYTEDILDYQGCATTVVVTSAGMGEMVLQVVIGSIIQMEGSYSFLLCGMIAGCTGFALFFGLMLCHYFHRKYLKGRSQRTAMVEKPEPVVFSCEAPEKKAEKAEKIKWEKTEINTKL; from the exons ATGCTTGTTGAGGGGCGTCTTATTACACTTTTTAAACAGAATTGGCAGCACACACTGACATATTGGAGTGTGTTCTTTAGTTTTGGACTCTGTATAGCATTCCTGGGGCCCACCATATTAGATCTGAAATGTCAGACCAACTCAACGCTACAGGAGATCACTTGGGTTTTCTTCTCGCAGCAGGTctgtctgcttattggcagtGCGATTGGCGGAGTTTTCAAGAGAAC GTTGCTCAAtgctctctctgctctcttcctctcttctctcctcatttctttaatttttgcCATAATTCCTCTCTGCTACAACGTATTGCAATTAGCCATAGCTATGGCTGTGTCAGGACTGGCGATGGGTATCATTGACACAATTGCAAACGTTCAGCTGGTTGTTCTTTATCAGAAAGACTCTGCAATCTTTCTACAG GCATTGCACTTCTTTATTGGATTGGGTGCTCTGGTGAGTCCCCTAATCGCAGATCCTTTCCTTTCAGAGCACTGTCCCAGTATGAACAACACAGAGGATGAGGCAATAATGCACCACTTCAGACACAGTCTGGCAGGTCTCAGGAGTCCTGTGCTTTTCAACCACTCAGAGCATTCTGGAGAAGTCATGGAGCAGTCCAATGTGTCCTGTGCATTCTGGATCATGGCTCTGATTAAT CTACCAGTACCCATTTCAGTGCTTGTGCTAATGTACTGTGAAAATCTGATCCCACGTTGCCCAAATGAACCTTCACATCTCAAGAAAAAAGATGAGCTGGCCAAGAAGACCAAAACAACTGAGTGTGCAGAGGGACAAGACCAAGTATTTGGAG GTCATGGAAACCCTTTAAGCTGCTGTATGAATGGTAGGCTGCGTGGCTTTCCTGCCTCGTTCTTTGGAGTCCATATTTTGGGAGGACTGGTCCTATTCATGACTGATGGCATTGTG GGTGCCTATGCTGGTTTTGCATACACATACGCTGTCTCGCCTCCAATATCACTGAATGCTAAAACAGCTGGCTATTTACCCTGTATCTTCTGGGCTGCAATCACGGGAGGAAGGTTGATGTCCATTCCATTGGCCTATCGCTTCAGACCAGTGTACCTGCTCATGTTCAGTCTG GTTGGTGTAATAGTGACAGTATTGCTGTTGCTGATTTTCTACACTAGTACCATATTCCTGTTTGTAGGGACATGTTTACTTGGTCTGTTCCTCAGCAGCATTTTTCCATGCATGCTTGCTTACACCGAGGACATTCTAGACTACCAGG GATGTGCCACCACAGTTGTAGTTACCTCTGCTGGAATGGGTGAAATGGTCCTCCAGGTCGTGATTGGATCG ATCATTCAGATGGAAGGCAGTTATAGTTTCCTCCTCTGTGGTATGATTGCTGGCTGCACTGGATTTGCTCTTTTCTTTGGCCTTATGCTGTGTCATTACTTCCACAGAAAGTACCTAAAAG GAAGATCTCAAAGGACAGCTATGGTGGAGAAACCAGAACCAGTGGTGTTTTCATGTGAAGCTCCAGAGAAGAAGGCggagaaagcagaaaaaataaaatgggagAAAACAGAGATAAACACcaagttgtaa